One segment of Calliopsis andreniformis isolate RMS-2024a chromosome 1, iyCalAndr_principal, whole genome shotgun sequence DNA contains the following:
- the LOC143182819 gene encoding TWiK family of potassium channels protein 7, which yields MTTKTGDLSVEFVQGDDKVDEKVEKKRILREEHVQKMKSIAGHVGLLIALMLYTAVGGLVFRHIELPAELTRLENLRANLRMQRHLFVDSISNNTDVSNLRTLVSIKLRAYEEAVQEAAQGGLLVSFVADTIDREDRSLSDLPPIVTERWSVLQAVFFASTVLTTIGYGNVVPSTNWGRIFCIFFAFVGIPLTLIVIADWGKLFAAAVVKVALGIKSKLPFRISFSCVPSNSTGRRSLGAVAAILLLFLYLACGAGMFMLWEEDWNFFDGFYFCFVTMTTIGFGDLVPKKPKYTLLCTLYILVGLALTSTIIELVRRQYTQSWRRLQRLSGPLAEAIRKLGEQAGGDMSAFHSDLRKVLTVISMPRLKWSASLSRGDSKDQEWEEAVEAVLRDIAATANNAQPKKKPIVQIVIYESSV from the exons ATGACGACAAAAACTGGGGATCTATCTGTGGAGTTTGTCCAAGGAGACGATAAAGTAGACGAAAAAGTGGAGAAGAAAAGAATCTTGCGAGAAGAACATGTACAAAAAATGAAGTCAATCGCTGGTCATGTTGGGCTTTTAATTGCTCTTATGCTGTATACAGCGGTTGGTGGTTTG GTCTTCCGACACATCGAGCTTCCGGCGGAATTAACGCGCCTGGAAAATTTGCGCGCGAATTTACGAATGCAGAGACACTTGTTCGTTGACTCTATTTCGAACAATACTGATGTTTCAAACTTGCGAACTTTA GTGAGCATAAAATTACGTGCTTACGAAGAAGCTGTTCAGGAAGCAGCACAAGGCGGTCTTCTGGTAAGTTTTGTAGCAGATACTATTGATCGAGAAGATCGAAGCTTATCGGATCTCCCGCCGATTGTCACTGAAAGATGGAGCGTTCTTCAAGCAGTCTTTTTTGCAAGCACTGTCTTGACTACGATTG GGTATGGAAATGTTGTACCTTCAACCAACTGGGGCCGAATATTCTGCATCTTCTTTGCTTTCGTTGGCATACCACTAACATTGATAGTGATTGCCGACTGGGGAAAATTATTCGCTGCAGCTGTGGTTAAAGTCGCTCTAGGCATCAAATCAAAGCTTCCGTTTCGTATTTCTTTCTCTTGTGTGCCATCGAATTCTACTGGAAGGCGATCCCTTG GCGCAGTAGCAGCGATCCTTCTCTTGTTTTTGTACCTCGCTTGCGGAGCGGGAATGTTTATGTTGTGGGAGGAAGACTGGAATTTCTTCGACGGcttttatttttgtttcgtGACCATGACTACTATAGGATTCGGTGATCTAGTGCCGA AGAAGCCGAAATACACGTTACTGTGCACACTTTACATTCTGGTCGGTCTGGCGTTGACCAGCACTATCATCGAGCTGGTTAGACGACAGTACACGCAGTCCTGGAGAAGATTGCAGAGGCTCAGCGGACCTTTGGCTGAAGCCATTCGGAAGCTGGGCGAACAGGCTGGCGGTGATATGTCCGCTTTCCATTCAGATCTCAG GAAAGTATTGACAGTGATATCAATGCCGCGTCTGAAGTGGTCAGCTTCGCTCAGTCGTGGAGACTCAAAGGACCAAGAGTGGGAGGAGGCAGTGGAGGCAGTACTTCGTGATATCGCTGCCACCGCGAACAATGCGCAACCAAAGAAGAAACCAATTGTTCAAATCGTCATATACGAGTCCAGCGTTTAA
- the LOC143181157 gene encoding uncharacterized protein LOC143181157, which produces MPSQFCFLCASDEGVFLDITTDNKQVFHKQFETCSLVKVPTVDQLPTKLCHKCVYELNQCSIFVERYKDTIKERTTKRKQCCSLCFESPKKEYIFDLHKDKNSKHSSFDKIQKAFSNDIEEDDYKFICLSCRYKVDVLLDLKNVSQEIATKLNDVITEGIDYSTFPKIKTAVVSRKTTTTESAKIISNTSEDSDHTSGKMTRTRSQKNKVSSKQLSAKQSKPQNNKSQTCDECNTLIEADKDTHKVRKTGKTICKSCWSKINKVEEVEKQQNITETRSCKVFLKDVLKDTALKEQKLQKVEEKVQTKKPQAVKETNSTEESKSRKAVSDTEVSVTRQGQKRPIRSARSENIQAKDKLSKKLKTIAKSDDTDSKQSDPKTEVSLDKKEGAPVLRSRDRKATTVTTSQTSDSDPVKINDGRATRSKRTIESSLSDADIDGKRNRSKLKTILAGNTALKNISISEESSSNEEPVQKKKIRFSSASPVTIDLTAVKGSDTDSSSKSGSRRKRLARKVSKSPVESKPSPKLQSPEPDDKDSVEEESKVYTCKECQITYANKLLGLTHELTHYKQLQLELERVVIESATKETSESNETADDQSEDQSETIAIRVDDDEDETMPEASTSNENERVTISSEKEDKVPSEKDIGEELVDVELVIKETDDDQSQEVEKEAKEQDAEAKEVEVKEAEAKEAEAEEVEAKETEAKEVEAEETEALEVEAKEAEAKEMEAKEVEAKEAEAKEVEAKEAEAKEAEAKEAEAKEAEAKEAEAKEPQKVESPKQVAKSPGRRGRPRKSSSRKYSTKRGKRKSDKVDDGSAGEAAEESTAKSDENEDISLSQTEDVEKEEKAEEKKKGKEKEKKEKEKSVDKEKGENEEKVEEEEKVDEKKKRTEEETVDEVEKRLGKETVEEEEKTEEKHEDEEEKREKEAEEETRVQEADKETEENTEEKESESKEETICVEEISESVDKEHANKSQSSKDTSSVIEIEDVDEHKSNEQNETEQKDVEIEMEVIANNDKEDVMEITAIETVEDVECCDNNDTQISQVNGDNSMESEPVVEEVDLAEDVDHGKDGVEVIEEDACKLNTSKRKQSTSDSANVAAEVLQEVLDLASAEVQNRQDVADAAADSEAAEAETLENISREIQNSVDMPSLKIDSTTVGNENDSD; this is translated from the exons ATGCCCAGTCAATTCTGTTTTCTCTGTGCGAGTGATGAAGGCGTCTTTTTGGACATTACAACCGATAATAAACAAGTATTTCACAAACAGTTCGAGACTTGCTCGCTAGTTAAG GTACCAACCGTAGATCAATTACCAACAAAATTATGTCACAAATGTGTGTACGAATTAAATCAGTGTAGTATATTTGTAGAAAGATATAAAGATACTATAAAAGAAAGGACGACCAAACGCAAGCAGTGCTGTAGTTTGTGTTTTGAATCCCCAAAAAAAGAATATATTTTTGACCTACATAAAGATAAGAATTCAAAACACAGTTCATTTGACAAAATACAAAAAGCTTTCAGCAATGAT ATTGAGGAAGATGACTACAAATTTATATGTTTGTCTTGTCGTTACAAAGTGGATGTACTGCTAGATTTGAAAAATGTATCTCAAGAAATTGCGACCAAATtgaatgatgtaatcactgaagGGATAGATTATTCAACTTTTCCCAAG ATAAAAACCGCTGTAGTAAGTCGTAAAACTACTACCACTGAATCTgctaaaataatttcaaatacatCAGAAGATTCAGATCATACATCAGGAAAAATGACGCGAACAAGATCTCAGAAAAACAAAGTAAGCAGCAAACAACTGAGTGCGAAACAATCAAAACCTCAGAACAATAAATCTCAAACCTGTGACGAATGCAATACTTTGATTGAAGCTGATAAGGATACACATAAAGTTCGAAAAACAGGAAAAACtatatgtaaaagctgttggtcGAAAATAAATAAAGTAGAAGAAGTTGAGAAACAGCAAAATATTACAGAAACCAGGTCCTGTAAAGTTTTCCTAAAAGATGTATTAAAAGACACAGCACTGAAAGAGCAAAAGCTTCAAAAAGTCGAAGAAAAAGTTCAAACTAAAAAACCACAAGCAGTTAAAGAGACAAATTCAACAGAGGAAAGTAAATCTCGCAAAGCAGTCAGCGACACTGAAGTCAGTGTGACTAGGCAAGGTCAGAAGCGTCCTATAAGAAGTGCACGATCTGAAAATATACAGGCCAAGGATAAGCTAAGTAAAAAACTGAAAACTATTGCAAAATCAGACGATACAGATTCCAAGCAGTCCGATCCAAAGACAGAAGTGTCTTTGGATAAAAAAGAGGGTGCGCCTGTGTTGAGATcaagagatcgaaaagctactacGGTTACTACTAGCCAAACTTCTGATTCGGATCCTGTTAAGATAAACGATGGACGTGCAACTAGATCTAAACGAACGATAGAATCGTCCTTATCCGACGCAGATATTGATGGTAAACGTAATCGTAGCAAATTAAAGACAATTTTAGCGGGTAATACtgctttaaaaaatattagcaTAAGCGAGGAATCGTCATCAAACGAAGAGCCTGTGCAGAAAAAGAAGATAAGATTTTCAAGTGCTTCGCCCGTTACGATCGATTTAACAGCCGTTAAAGGCAGCGATACTGACAGCAGTAGCAAAAGCGGGTCGCGAAGAAAAAGATTGGCGAGAAAGGTATCAAAGTCTCCAGTGGAATCAAAACCATCGCCAAAATTGCAATCCCCTGAGCCTGATGATAAAGATTCTGTAGAAGAAGAAAGTAAAGTGTATACTTGTAAAGAATGTCAAATTACCTACGCAAACAAACTTCTGGGCTTGACGCACGAATTAACTCATTACAAACAGCTACAATTGGAATTGGAGAGAGTCGTAATCGAAAGTGCGACAAAAGAAACATCGGAGTCGAACGAGACAGCTGACGATCAATCCGAAGATCAGTCTGAAACCATAGCGATCAGGGTAGACGACGACGAAGACGAGACAATGCCTGAGGCGAGTACTTCTAATGAAAACGAGCGCGTAACGATCAGTTCTGAGAAAGAAGATAAGGTTCCTTCTGAGAAAGATATAGGTGAAGAACTTGTTGATGTAGAACTTGTAATTAAAGAGACCGACGATGACCAGAGTCAGGAAGTTGAGAAGGAAGCGAAAGAACAGGACGCGGAAGCGAAGGAAGTGGAAGTAAAAGAAGCGGAAGCAAAGGAAGCGGAAGCAGAGGAAGTGGAAGCAAAGGAAACAGAAGCAAAGGAAGTGGAAGCAGAGGAAACGGAAGCACTGGAAGTGGAAGCAAAGGAAGCGGAAGCAAAGGAAATGGAAGCAAAGGAAGTGGAAGCAAAGGAAGCGGAAGCAAAGGAAGTGGAAGCAAAGGAAGCGGAAGCAAAGGAAGCGGAAGCAAAGGAAGCGGAAGCAAAGGAAGCGGAAGCAAAGGAAGCGGAAGCAAAGGAACCACAAAAAGTCGAAAGTCCAAAACAGGTAGCCAAGTCGCCAGGTCGCAGAGGTCGGCCGCGGAAGAGTAGTTCAAGAAAGTATAGTACTAAACGGGGTAAAAGAAAAAGCGATAAAGTTGACGATGGAAGTGCTGGCGAAGCTGCGGAAGAAAGTACTGCAAAATCTGATGAAAATGAGGATATTTCACTTAGTCAAACTGAGGatgtagaaaaagaagaaaaggcagaggaaaagaaaaagggaaaggaaaaggaaaagaagGAGAAGGAAAAGAGTGTGGATAAAGAAAAGGGAGAGAACGAAGAAAAAGTAGAGGAAGAAGAAAAGGTAGATGAAAAGAAGAAAAGGACTGAAGAAGAAACGGTGGATGAAGTAGAAAAAAGACTTGGAAAAGAAACAGTAGAGGAGGAGgaaaaaacagaagaaaaacATGAAGACGAAGAAGAAAAACGAGAAAAAGAAGCCGAGGAGGAAACCAGAGTGCAGGAAGCCGACAAAGAAACAGAGGAAAATACAGAAGAAAAGGAAAGCGAGAGCAAAGAGGAAACGATTTGTGTAGAAGAGATCAGTGAATCAGTTGACAAGGAACACGCAAATAAATCTCAATCTAGTAAAGACACCAGTAGTGTTATAGAAATAGAAGATGTGGACGAACATAAGTCTAATGAACAGAACGAAACCGAGCAGAAGGACGTTGAGATCGAAATGGAGGTGATCGCTAATAACGATAAAGAGGATGTAATGGAAATAACAGCGATTGAAACTGTAGAAGACGTGGAATGCTGCGACAATAACGATACTCAAATTAGTCAAGTAAATGGCGACAACTCTATGGAGTCAGAGCCAGTAGTTGAAGAGGTAGACTTGGCAGAGGATGTAGACCATGGTAAGGATGGTGTCGAAGTAATCGAGGAGGATGCCTGCAAGTTGAACACCTCGAAACGAAAACAATCGACCAGCGACTCCGCTAATGTGGCAGCGGAAGTCTTGCAAGAGGTCCTCGACTTGGCAAGCGCCGAAGTGCAAAATCGACAAGACGTCGCAGACGCGGCTGCTGACAGCGAAGCCGCTGAGGCAGAAACTTTGGAGAATATTTCGCGTGAGATACAAAATAGCGTTGACATGCCGTCTTTAAAAATTGACAGTACTACTGTGGGGAATGAGAATGATTCGGATTAA
- the LOC143182825 gene encoding uncharacterized protein LOC143182825: MSDINEWTNLPNGMDPDFVSYSGDYDYPLYLSEKKEWINFKNFENTKGRITISEPFLIMELNRFVPFLEDNLIKFHPLNMPNIKIGKIEILGFVMGVSEDARYYEYQVDDGTGTITIFYEKKSFAVTNQMRMKIDEKYRKNAKTIDINLLKNKECPKRFLNPRPRFNYPCGTSIRDMAIFEHNWAMETNNGLLGKYVRRCDYVHAIGYCTLDFMLGGRPQEEITFSHLSNSKLNFLANKVTCIDEHKYNAKLYSWLNTVVRKRYDESFKT, from the exons ATGTCGGATATAAATGAGTGGACAAACCTGCCAAATGGAATGGACCCAGATTTCGTTTCTTATAGTGGGGACTACGATTATCCCTTGTACCTTTCCGAGAAAAAAGAATGGATTAACTTCAAAAACTTCGAAAATACCAAAG GTAGAATAACAATTTCCGAACCTTTCTTGATAATGGAGCTAAACAGATTTGTGCCTTTCTTAGAggataatttaataaaattccaTCCCCTCAATATGCCTAATATTaagataggaaaaattgaaatattgggATTTGTGATGGGGGTTTCTGAAGATGCTAGATACTATGAGTATCAGG TCGATGATGGAACAGGGACTATTACTATTTTTTATGAAAAGAAAAGTTTTGCGGTAACTAATCAgatgagaatgaagattgatgaaaaatatagaaaaaatgcaaaaacaatAGATATCAATTTGTTGAAAAATAAAGAATGTCCTAAACGGTTTCTAAATCCACGACCAAGGTTCAATTATCCTTGTGGCACAAGTATACGTGATATGGCA ATCTTTGAACATAATTGGGCAATGGAAACAAACAATGGTTTATTGGGTAAATATGTAAGACGCTGTGATTATGTGCATGCTATAGGATATTGTACTCTTGATTTTATGCTTGGCGGTAGGCCACAAGAGGAAATTACATTCAGCCATTTGTCtaattcaaaattaaattttcttgcAAATAAAGTGACTTGTATAGatgaacataaatataatgCAAAATTGTATTCATGGCTGAATACTGTGGTCCGAAAAAGATACGATGAAAGTTTTAAGACATAG
- the LOC143181164 gene encoding TIP41-like protein, with amino-acid sequence MTAIRIHGGIDILRLPVNQEEHVFPPWHIKYTQSHILHSKCSVNEDGCEDKDGDPCQFCHFSRTLELPHMPDMVFPNNILTLKHQDGATIQFNALDALKTVSNGKINVQLACAEAWRESRAESKKYLEEKLKPFDWTFTTPYSGTISNFKIEETNERIDVDKLRRRDKILFYHDLTLFEDELHDNGIAVCSVKIRVMPASFFILLRYFLRIDGVMLRINDTRIYHEFGQDYLLREYTSREAKVEEIRVPPSLFTEPSEIAPHLPLTKSCYHKLIIDSNKAKSNEINEVSNKTGADDNAVSSSTSKIDNSVT; translated from the exons ATGACAGCTATAAGAATCCATGGTGGAATTGACATCTTAAGACTTCCTGTTAACCAGGAAGAACATGTCTTTCCACCGTGGCACATTAAATACACACAATCACACATATTACATTCTAAATGCTCAGTAAATGAAGATGGCTGTGAAGACAAAGATGGTGACCCTTGCCAATTCTGCCA TTTCAGTCGTACTTTAGAACTACCACATATGCCAGACATGGTATTTCCAAATAATATACTCACTTTAAAACATCAAGATGGTGCTACTATACAGTTCAACGCCTTGGACGCTTTAAAAACTGTCTCAAATGGGAAAATTAATGTGCAGCTGGCTTGTGCAGAAGCTTGGAGAGAGTCTAG AGCAGAGAGCAAGAAATATCTGGAAGAGAAACTAAAGCCATTTGATTGGACGTTCACAACTCCTTACTCCGGTACAATATCTAATTTCAAAATTGAAGAAACTAATGAAAGAATCGATGTCGATAAACTAAGAAGAAGGGACAAAATTTTGTTTTACCATGATCTAACTCTATTTGAAGATGAACTTCATGATAATGGCATTGCTGTTTGTTCTGTAAAGATC CGTGTTATGCCAGCTAGCTTTTTCATTTTGTTAAGATATTTTCTAAGAATTGATGGTGTAATGTTAAGAATAAACGATACTCGCATTTATCATGAATTTGGACAAGACTATTTATTGCGAGAATATACATCGAGAGAAGCTAAGGTTGAAGAAATACGA GTACCACCATCCCTCTTTACAGAACCAAGTGAAATAGCTCCACATTTGCCCTTAACAAAAAGCTGCTATCATAAATTAATCATTGATTCAAATAAAGCAAAATCTAACGAAATTAATGAAGTGAGTAATAAAACAGGAGCAGATGATAACGCTGTTAGTAGCAGTACAAGTAAAATCGATAATTCCGTTACTTAA
- the LOC143181170 gene encoding uncharacterized protein LOC143181170 codes for MSPLQNDTERPSAIVCIAYRQISTMTGVKDPTEPPKKVEEVKPENQNNAVIKLGIADFQIQSMQSILDFSRDMAESLRLFIEDLKARIEQFREQKESILDLFSIEKWTQREQ; via the exons ATGTCCCCTCTACAAAACGACACCGAGAGGCCCTCGGCTATCGTGTGCATCGCGTATCGT CAAATAAGTACAATGACTGGTGTTAAAGACCCCACCGAGCCACCAAAGAAAGTGGAGGAGGTAAAGCCAGAAAATCAAAACAATGCTGTGATtaaattgggaattgcggatttccAAATCCAATCCATGCAAAGCATTCTCGATTTCTCCAGGGACATGGCTGAGTCTCTCAG GTTGTTTATAGAAGACTTAAAAGCCCGAATTGAACAATTTCGAGAGCAAAAAGAATCTATACTCGATCTGTTCTCTATAGAAAAATGGACTCAGCGTGAACAGTAA